The Geobacter sp. AOG2 genome includes a window with the following:
- a CDS encoding 6-phosphofructokinase codes for MAKTIGILTGGGDCPGLNAVIRGVVKSAIIRHGWRVIGIEDGFDGLLNPAVCKPLTLESVRGILPRGGTILGTTNRGNPFSYPMEQDGVIIHADLSDKVVANIRELGIDALVAVGGEGSLKIALELSRKGVPVVGVPKTIDNDLRETDFTFGYNTALETATDALDKLHTTAESHHRVMILEVMGRYAGWIALESGIAGGADVILIPEIPFYIDRICTAVTRRSARGSRFSIIVAAEGAYPSGGCRVVAQEADERQTIERLGGIGQFVAKHIEQCLDMDVRVTVLGHLQRGGSPTTFDRALGSRFGTKAVEMVADGEFGYMACLKGRTIISVPIEDATRDLKLVDPQGEIVRTAEDLGIMLGR; via the coding sequence ATGGCAAAGACCATCGGCATCCTGACCGGCGGCGGCGACTGTCCGGGGCTGAACGCCGTTATCCGCGGCGTGGTCAAGAGCGCCATCATCCGGCATGGATGGCGGGTGATCGGCATCGAGGACGGTTTCGACGGTCTTTTGAACCCGGCCGTTTGCAAGCCGCTTACGCTTGAGAGCGTACGGGGCATCCTTCCACGCGGCGGCACGATCCTGGGCACTACCAACCGCGGCAACCCTTTCTCCTACCCAATGGAGCAGGACGGCGTCATCATCCACGCCGATCTCTCCGACAAGGTGGTGGCAAATATCAGGGAGTTGGGGATCGACGCCTTGGTGGCTGTCGGAGGCGAGGGTTCGCTCAAGATCGCCCTGGAACTCTCCAGAAAAGGCGTGCCGGTTGTGGGGGTGCCCAAGACCATTGACAACGACCTGCGGGAAACCGATTTCACCTTCGGCTACAACACTGCACTGGAAACGGCAACCGACGCTCTGGACAAACTGCACACTACCGCCGAAAGCCACCACCGGGTGATGATCCTGGAGGTCATGGGACGCTATGCCGGCTGGATCGCACTGGAATCGGGTATTGCCGGCGGCGCGGACGTCATCCTCATACCCGAGATACCCTTTTACATTGACCGCATCTGCACCGCCGTCACCAGGCGTTCGGCCCGTGGCAGCCGTTTCAGTATCATTGTGGCTGCGGAGGGGGCCTACCCGTCCGGCGGCTGCAGGGTCGTGGCTCAGGAGGCGGACGAACGCCAGACTATCGAACGCCTGGGGGGCATTGGGCAGTTTGTGGCAAAGCATATCGAACAGTGCCTGGATATGGATGTGCGCGTCACCGTGCTGGGGCATCTGCAACGGGGAGGTTCGCCCACCACCTTCGACCGGGCTCTGGGGAGCCGCTTCGGCACCAAGGCGGTGGAGATGGTGGCAGACGGGGAATTCGGGTACATGGCCTGCCTGAAAGGGCGCACCATCATCTCGGTTCCCATTGAAGACGCCACGCGGGATCTGAAACTGGTTGACCCCCAGGGTGAGATCGTCAGGACGGCCGAAGACCTGGGCATCATGCTCGGGCGCTGA
- the msrA gene encoding peptide-methionine (S)-S-oxide reductase MsrA → MEKATFAAGCFWGVEDAFMDVPGVVATRVGYTGGRTEHPTYEDVCSHTTGHAEAVEITFDPGRISYEQLLDLFWECHDPTQLNRQGPDVGDQYRSAIFYHSEEQRDAAETALERLDLSGRLRRRIVTEIVPAATFWEAEAYHQKYHHKQGGCGF, encoded by the coding sequence ATGGAGAAAGCAACCTTTGCCGCCGGCTGTTTCTGGGGGGTGGAAGACGCCTTCATGGATGTGCCCGGCGTCGTGGCAACCAGGGTCGGCTATACGGGCGGCCGGACCGAACACCCTACCTATGAGGATGTGTGCAGCCATACCACCGGCCATGCCGAGGCGGTGGAGATCACCTTCGATCCCGGGCGCATCTCCTACGAACAACTCCTGGACCTCTTTTGGGAGTGCCACGACCCCACGCAACTCAATCGCCAAGGCCCGGATGTGGGCGACCAGTACCGCTCAGCCATTTTCTACCATTCGGAGGAGCAACGCGATGCCGCCGAGACGGCACTGGAGCGCCTCGACCTCTCGGGCAGACTACGCCGCAGGATCGTGACCGAGATCGTCCCCGCAGCAACATTCTGGGAAGCAGAGGCATACCACCAAAAGTACCACCACAAGCAGGGCGGTTGCGGATTCTGA
- the rnr gene encoding ribonuclease R produces the protein MTVSKKQILALLKEYGGSVLFSTLLRDFGGRHLKRELKNLLDDMADNGEVIHQRGNSYVLPGQVKTVRGRISVHRDGYGFVAPEGGGEDIFIPAKFMKNALHGDLVEATAGQSRMGGSKLDGRIVTVVERVTTRIVGRYEETRRGAVVISDDQRLNLAVVIPPKGRARAEDGQQVVAELTAYPVGGRPAEGRIVEILGWPDDPEVEVQSVIRRFDLPHVFGPDVLAEADAVPETVSKGELKGRVDLRGMTTVTIDGETARDFDDAVALRREGANFRLWVSIADVSAYVTPGSPLDREAYLRGTSVYFPDRCIPMLPERLSNGICSLNPQVERLTMTAEMLFDATGRMVESSFYPSVIKSTARLTYTIVKQIIVDDDREITDKHRHLAPMLGEMKALALVLMAMRKKRGSIDFDLPEPEIVIGLTGRTEGIVRAERNLAHQLIEEFMLAANEAVASFVAAREIPFLYRIHENPDPAKLHDFQEFIYGFGYEFVLAEDRVNPAELQRLLAQAEGRPEERMLNYALLRCMKQARYAAENLGHFGLASPCYCHFTSPIRRYPDLVVHRILKAILALDESKGDKRRGKQLAIATEHLGEAAEHTSKRERVAMEAERDVVEMKKVQYMQQHLGEEFDGYITGVTGFGFFVELEELFVEGLVHISTLDDDQYTFQEKQHSLVGNRLRRIFRIGDKARVTVAAVSPATRRIEFTLADHATSAPPTRGTAPAPSTEEYPRIPIRGKKVPGFGRRTGDSGVDEKGNAPLKGRGRPGGAKRR, from the coding sequence ATGACCGTATCAAAAAAACAAATCCTGGCGCTTCTCAAAGAATACGGCGGCTCGGTCCTTTTCTCGACCCTGCTGCGCGACTTTGGCGGTCGCCACCTGAAGCGCGAATTGAAGAACCTGTTGGATGACATGGCGGACAACGGCGAGGTGATCCACCAACGGGGCAACAGTTATGTCCTGCCGGGCCAGGTCAAGACCGTGCGCGGCCGTATCTCGGTCCATCGGGATGGCTACGGCTTCGTTGCACCCGAAGGGGGCGGCGAGGATATCTTTATCCCGGCAAAGTTCATGAAAAATGCTCTGCATGGTGATCTGGTGGAGGCAACCGCCGGCCAGAGCCGCATGGGCGGCAGCAAGCTGGATGGACGGATCGTAACCGTGGTGGAGCGGGTAACCACCCGAATCGTAGGGCGTTATGAGGAGACACGGCGCGGCGCAGTGGTCATTTCCGACGACCAGCGCCTCAACCTAGCGGTCGTCATCCCCCCCAAGGGTCGTGCCAGGGCCGAGGATGGCCAGCAGGTGGTGGCCGAACTGACCGCCTACCCGGTGGGCGGCCGGCCAGCCGAGGGACGCATCGTGGAGATACTGGGGTGGCCCGACGACCCGGAGGTGGAAGTCCAGTCGGTCATCCGCCGCTTCGACCTGCCCCATGTGTTCGGCCCTGACGTGCTGGCCGAGGCCGACGCCGTGCCGGAAACCGTGAGTAAAGGAGAATTGAAGGGGCGCGTGGATCTAAGGGGCATGACCACTGTCACCATCGACGGCGAGACGGCCCGGGACTTCGACGACGCCGTCGCATTGCGCCGGGAGGGGGCCAACTTCCGGCTCTGGGTTTCCATCGCCGATGTATCGGCCTATGTCACGCCGGGAAGCCCCCTGGACCGTGAAGCCTACCTACGTGGCACCTCGGTCTACTTCCCGGACCGCTGCATACCCATGCTTCCCGAGAGGCTTTCCAACGGCATCTGCTCCCTCAATCCCCAAGTGGAGCGCCTGACCATGACGGCCGAGATGCTCTTCGACGCTACCGGCCGCATGGTGGAAAGCTCATTCTACCCCAGCGTTATTAAAAGCACCGCCCGCCTGACCTACACCATCGTCAAACAGATTATCGTGGATGACGACCGGGAAATAACGGACAAGCACCGCCACCTGGCCCCCATGCTGGGGGAGATGAAGGCGTTGGCCCTGGTCCTGATGGCCATGCGCAAAAAACGCGGCAGCATCGACTTCGACCTGCCTGAACCGGAGATTGTCATCGGCCTCACCGGCCGTACCGAAGGGATCGTTCGGGCCGAACGCAACCTGGCCCACCAGTTGATCGAAGAGTTCATGTTGGCTGCCAATGAGGCGGTGGCTAGCTTTGTCGCCGCCCGCGAGATTCCCTTCCTCTACCGCATCCACGAAAACCCCGACCCTGCCAAACTCCACGACTTCCAGGAGTTCATCTACGGTTTCGGCTACGAATTTGTCCTGGCCGAGGACCGGGTCAACCCTGCAGAATTGCAACGCCTGCTAGCCCAGGCAGAGGGGCGGCCCGAGGAGCGCATGCTTAACTATGCCCTCTTGCGCTGTATGAAGCAGGCCCGCTACGCCGCCGAGAACCTGGGGCATTTCGGCCTGGCCTCTCCCTGCTACTGCCACTTTACCTCACCCATCCGGCGCTACCCCGACCTGGTAGTGCACCGTATCCTCAAGGCGATCCTGGCGCTGGACGAGAGCAAGGGGGACAAGCGCCGCGGCAAACAGTTGGCCATTGCCACCGAACATCTCGGCGAGGCGGCCGAGCACACCAGCAAGCGGGAACGAGTGGCCATGGAGGCCGAGCGGGACGTGGTGGAGATGAAGAAGGTCCAGTACATGCAACAGCATCTGGGGGAGGAGTTCGACGGCTATATCACCGGGGTGACCGGCTTCGGCTTTTTCGTGGAGTTGGAGGAGTTGTTCGTGGAAGGACTGGTGCACATCTCCACCCTGGACGACGATCAGTACACTTTTCAGGAGAAGCAGCACTCCCTGGTGGGCAACCGGCTGCGGCGGATCTTCCGCATCGGCGACAAGGCACGGGTCACGGTGGCGGCGGTTTCACCGGCCACCCGGCGCATCGAGTTCACCCTGGCGGACCACGCGACGTCCGCACCGCCGACCCGCGGCACGGCACCGGCGCCCTCCACCGAGGAATATCCCCGCATACCCATACGAGGCAAGAAGGTGCCCGGTTTCGGGCGTCGCACCGGGGACTCGGGGGTAGACGAAAAGGGGAACGCTCCTCTCAAGGGAAGAGGACGGCCCGGTGGCGCAAAACGGCGCTGA
- the cydB gene encoding cytochrome d ubiquinol oxidase subunit II, whose amino-acid sequence MDVSVFQIIWFVLWGVLWAVYFMLDGFVLGTGFLAGVLAKNDTEKRVLINAVGPVWDGNEVWLITAGGATFAAFPTTYALMFSNLYSALLLLLFALIVRGVSFEFRGKLESTSWKGAWDKAIIVSSFLPALLFGVAFGNIFKGIPMRNDFAALSFAYDGTLIGLLNPYGLVTGVLFVLLFAVHGSLYAAIKTTGDLSKRGAALADKLWLPLLVVAVVFLGYTYPATKLYDNFLKAPVLLIIPVIAVASLLLVKLFTAKGECYKAFTFSCLTIVFVVFTGVTGLFPNLIPSSIDPASNLTIFNSSSSLLTLQIMTVVALICVPIVIAYKIWVYRLFRAPVSNEDVLGSHEAY is encoded by the coding sequence ATGGACGTATCCGTATTCCAGATCATCTGGTTCGTGTTGTGGGGCGTACTCTGGGCGGTCTATTTCATGCTGGACGGCTTTGTGCTCGGTACCGGCTTCCTGGCCGGCGTACTGGCCAAAAACGATACCGAGAAGAGGGTACTGATCAATGCGGTCGGTCCGGTGTGGGACGGCAACGAGGTCTGGCTGATCACCGCCGGCGGTGCCACGTTTGCGGCCTTCCCCACAACCTATGCCCTCATGTTCAGCAATCTGTACTCGGCACTGCTGCTCCTCTTGTTTGCCCTGATCGTACGCGGCGTCTCCTTCGAGTTCCGGGGTAAACTGGAAAGCACCTCATGGAAGGGCGCCTGGGACAAGGCCATCATCGTCTCCAGCTTCCTCCCGGCCCTGCTGTTCGGGGTTGCGTTCGGCAATATCTTCAAGGGCATCCCCATGAGGAACGATTTTGCAGCCTTGAGCTTCGCCTACGACGGTACCCTGATTGGCCTGCTCAATCCCTACGGCCTGGTAACCGGCGTACTATTCGTCCTGCTCTTTGCCGTGCACGGCTCGCTCTACGCCGCCATTAAGACCACCGGCGACCTAAGCAAGAGGGGCGCTGCCCTGGCCGACAAACTCTGGCTGCCGCTTCTGGTGGTTGCGGTCGTATTCCTGGGCTACACCTATCCGGCCACCAAGCTGTATGACAACTTCCTCAAGGCACCGGTCCTGCTGATCATACCCGTCATTGCCGTAGCCTCGCTCCTGCTGGTCAAGCTCTTTACCGCAAAAGGAGAATGCTACAAGGCCTTCACCTTTTCGTGCCTGACCATTGTTTTCGTGGTATTCACCGGCGTTACCGGACTCTTCCCTAACCTAATCCCTTCCAGTATCGATCCGGCCTCCAACCTGACCATCTTCAACTCATCGTCCAGTCTGCTGACGCTGCAAATCATGACCGTAGTGGCATTGATCTGCGTTCCGATAGTCATCGCCTACAAAATCTGGGTATATCGTCTCTTCCGTGCCCCCGTCAGCAACGAGGATGTGCTGGGAAGCCACGAAGCCTACTAA
- a CDS encoding Rrf2 family transcriptional regulator, with protein sequence MMELTRKGEYAIRGIVYLASRPADQVCLLSDIAAAVDVPPTFLAKIFQQFSKIGLVKSYRGTGGGFLLGRTADKITLLDVVEAVEGPIIPNRCVVNGIDCDRSTACNVHPVWMNVQAQVRGILNKVTLKELAEG encoded by the coding sequence ATGATGGAACTTACCCGTAAGGGTGAATATGCAATTCGCGGCATCGTTTATCTGGCATCCCGCCCTGCCGACCAAGTGTGTCTTTTAAGCGACATAGCGGCGGCAGTTGACGTCCCCCCCACCTTCCTGGCAAAAATATTCCAACAATTCAGTAAGATCGGATTGGTCAAGTCGTACCGGGGCACCGGCGGCGGCTTCCTCCTCGGCCGTACGGCGGACAAGATCACCCTCCTGGACGTAGTTGAAGCCGTGGAAGGCCCGATCATCCCCAATAGATGCGTCGTCAACGGAATCGATTGCGATCGCAGCACCGCTTGTAACGTACATCCCGTATGGATGAACGTACAGGCCCAGGTCCGGGGCATCCTCAACAAGGTAACCCTGAAGGAGTTGGCCGAGGGATAA
- a CDS encoding cytochrome ubiquinol oxidase subunit I, with amino-acid sequence MDVVTLSQLQFAATGMFHWIFVPLTLGLSILTAWMETKYVTTGDEMWLRMTKFWGKLFLINFALGVVTGITMEFQFGMNWSEYSRYVGDIFGAPLAIEATLAFFLESVFIGVWIFGWNKISKKAHMITIWLASVATNVSALIILLANAWMQKPVGYVLRNGRAEMENFLTVLTNPYGWIKFTHTLLSGYALAAFLIMGVSAWHLLRGNEIDFFKRSFKLAAVWAFVASIIVGLSGDFHAVEIAKTQPSKFAAMESQWETKRGVGMNLLLLPDPARECNAIEQICVPNALSMLAFHDPNAEIKGLKEFPKELRPMVTPTFLSFRLMVGLGTFMILASLVAIFFSRKQNLEKRRWFLTLMVFAIPAPYLAEQFGWLVAELGRQPWIVYGVLKTADAVSKSITTTQVALSLLGFTVLYGLLGAIDIFLLVKYAKKGPDKDLSTIINVQGRA; translated from the coding sequence ATGGACGTCGTAACCCTCAGTCAGCTGCAATTCGCGGCAACCGGCATGTTCCACTGGATCTTTGTCCCTCTGACCCTCGGACTCTCGATCCTGACAGCCTGGATGGAAACCAAGTATGTGACGACAGGGGATGAGATGTGGCTCCGCATGACTAAGTTCTGGGGCAAACTGTTTCTTATCAACTTTGCCCTGGGTGTCGTGACCGGCATCACCATGGAGTTCCAATTTGGTATGAACTGGTCCGAGTACTCCCGCTACGTGGGAGATATCTTCGGAGCGCCGCTGGCCATTGAGGCGACCCTGGCATTTTTCCTTGAGTCGGTCTTTATCGGCGTCTGGATCTTCGGCTGGAACAAGATTTCCAAAAAGGCTCACATGATAACTATCTGGCTGGCCTCGGTCGCCACGAATGTCTCGGCCCTGATCATCCTTTTGGCCAACGCCTGGATGCAAAAGCCGGTCGGTTATGTGCTACGCAACGGCCGAGCCGAAATGGAAAATTTTCTGACGGTCCTGACCAACCCTTACGGCTGGATCAAGTTCACCCATACCCTGCTCTCCGGTTATGCCCTGGCAGCCTTTCTCATTATGGGGGTTTCCGCCTGGCACCTGCTGCGCGGCAACGAGATTGACTTTTTCAAACGCTCCTTCAAACTTGCAGCGGTCTGGGCCTTCGTAGCCTCGATCATCGTCGGCCTGTCCGGCGACTTCCACGCCGTAGAGATCGCCAAAACCCAACCCTCCAAGTTCGCCGCCATGGAATCACAATGGGAAACCAAGCGGGGCGTCGGCATGAACCTGCTGCTTCTGCCGGACCCGGCACGGGAATGCAACGCCATCGAACAGATCTGTGTTCCCAATGCCCTCAGTATGCTGGCCTTCCATGACCCGAACGCCGAAATCAAGGGACTCAAGGAATTCCCCAAGGAACTCCGCCCCATGGTTACCCCGACTTTTCTCAGTTTCCGTCTGATGGTTGGCCTGGGCACTTTTATGATCCTCGCCAGCCTGGTAGCCATCTTCTTCTCGCGCAAACAGAATCTGGAAAAACGGCGCTGGTTCCTGACGCTCATGGTGTTTGCTATCCCGGCCCCCTACCTGGCAGAACAGTTCGGTTGGCTCGTCGCTGAACTGGGACGCCAACCCTGGATCGTCTACGGCGTACTCAAGACCGCGGACGCAGTCTCCAAATCGATTACGACCACCCAGGTGGCCCTGTCGCTTCTGGGCTTTACCGTCCTGTACGGCCTCCTTGGCGCCATCGACATCTTCCTGCTGGTCAAATACGCCAAAAAAGGGCCGGACAAGGATCTTTCCACCATCATCAACGTTCAGGGGAGGGCATAA
- a CDS encoding transglycosylase SLT domain-containing protein, which produces MAGCENTPVKKTEPQAAATTPIESPLDREIKSLLEKGISMSERKRQVSAIEAAFTRRTTPDRARQLAALCFTKTLGTPFMPFDLAEIALAETGGSRLSGVAVSSKGALGVWQLMPQRAKSHGYTPQDMENDEMCAEAAVRELFTKLQIADGNLDRAKKLYCGQGPQANAYLRKIRHVRREMLAELDRQTERIAMEESGVKTP; this is translated from the coding sequence TTGGCAGGCTGCGAAAACACCCCGGTCAAAAAAACGGAGCCGCAGGCTGCTGCGACCACTCCCATCGAATCCCCCCTTGACCGGGAGATCAAGAGCCTCCTGGAGAAAGGTATCTCCATGAGCGAGCGAAAGCGCCAGGTAAGCGCCATCGAGGCCGCCTTTACCCGCCGCACAACCCCCGACCGGGCACGCCAACTTGCGGCCCTCTGTTTTACCAAGACCCTCGGCACCCCGTTCATGCCCTTTGACCTAGCCGAAATCGCCCTGGCCGAAACCGGCGGTAGCCGCCTCTCCGGCGTGGCAGTCTCTTCCAAGGGAGCCCTTGGCGTGTGGCAGCTCATGCCCCAGCGGGCCAAAAGCCACGGCTACACCCCCCAGGACATGGAAAATGACGAAATGTGTGCCGAAGCCGCTGTCCGCGAGCTGTTCACCAAGCTGCAAATCGCCGACGGCAACCTGGATCGTGCCAAAAAGCTTTACTGCGGCCAGGGCCCGCAAGCCAATGCCTATCTGAGGAAAATTCGGCATGTCCGTCGGGAGATGCTGGCCGAGTTGGATCGCCAGACCGAGCGTATTGCCATGGAAGAGTCCGGCGTAAAGACCCCCTGA
- a CDS encoding YebC/PmpR family DNA-binding transcriptional regulator has product MSGHNKWSTIKHKKGAADAKRGKIFTKLIKEISVAAKLGGGDPNGNPRLRTAVDKAKAENMPKDNIDRAIKKGTGGMEGVTYEEIVYEGYGPGGAAVLVEVLTDNRNRSVSDIRSIFTKNNGNMGEAGCVAWMFSKKGLIVYDKSVDFEQLFEAAIEAGADDVAEQDEQIEVTTEPASFIEVREALAAKGFKQINAEITMIPQTQVVLEGKHAESMLRLMDKLEDNDDVQNVYANFDISSEEMEKMM; this is encoded by the coding sequence ATGTCAGGTCATAATAAATGGAGCACCATCAAGCACAAGAAAGGCGCCGCAGACGCCAAGAGGGGCAAGATATTCACCAAGCTGATCAAGGAGATATCCGTTGCCGCCAAGTTGGGAGGCGGCGACCCCAATGGTAACCCGCGCCTGCGGACCGCAGTCGATAAGGCCAAGGCCGAGAATATGCCCAAGGACAACATCGACCGGGCCATCAAAAAAGGTACCGGCGGGATGGAAGGGGTTACCTACGAAGAGATCGTCTACGAGGGCTACGGCCCCGGCGGGGCGGCGGTGCTGGTAGAGGTGCTGACCGACAACCGCAACCGTTCCGTCTCCGACATACGCAGTATCTTCACCAAAAACAACGGCAACATGGGCGAGGCGGGCTGCGTTGCCTGGATGTTCAGCAAGAAGGGCCTCATCGTCTACGACAAGTCGGTGGATTTCGAACAGCTGTTCGAGGCCGCCATCGAGGCGGGCGCCGACGACGTGGCCGAGCAGGATGAACAGATCGAGGTTACGACCGAGCCGGCCTCCTTCATCGAGGTACGGGAGGCGCTGGCGGCCAAGGGCTTCAAGCAGATTAACGCCGAGATCACCATGATCCCCCAAACCCAGGTGGTGCTGGAAGGGAAACATGCCGAGAGCATGCTGCGATTGATGGACAAGCTTGAAGACAATGACGATGTGCAGAACGTCTACGCCAACTTCGACATCTCGTCGGAAGAGATGGAAAAGATGATGTAA
- a CDS encoding NADPH:quinone reductase, with the protein MKAIQVAEFGPPEVMVLHEVADLEPGPGQVVVTVKAAGVNPVDTYIRSGLYRHAPVPPYTPGIDAAGVIAAVGPEVKHRRVGDRVYVAWSVSGTYGEKALCAEFQTHPLPEGVSFAQGAALGVPYGAAYRALFQRARASAGETVLVHGASGGVGLGAVQLARAAGLRVIGTAGSDEGRALVQAQGAHHVLNHHEPGYLDKLNELTCGRGVDVILEMLANVNLDKDLTLLAVGGRVAVIGSRGRIEIDPRDAMGREASILGVTMYNATPEDLASMHAAFVAGLENGTLRPVVSRVLPLAEAAAAHHAVMEASTLGKIVLVP; encoded by the coding sequence ATGAAAGCAATACAGGTTGCAGAATTCGGGCCTCCCGAGGTCATGGTGTTGCACGAGGTGGCCGACCTTGAGCCGGGGCCGGGCCAGGTAGTGGTTACGGTAAAGGCCGCCGGGGTCAACCCGGTGGATACCTACATCCGTTCGGGGCTGTACCGGCACGCACCGGTGCCGCCCTATACGCCGGGGATCGATGCCGCCGGGGTGATTGCCGCGGTGGGGCCGGAGGTGAAGCACCGCCGGGTAGGCGACCGGGTGTATGTGGCTTGGTCCGTTTCAGGTACTTACGGAGAGAAGGCGCTTTGCGCCGAGTTTCAGACTCATCCCCTGCCCGAGGGGGTTAGCTTCGCCCAAGGGGCCGCCTTGGGGGTGCCCTACGGTGCGGCTTATCGTGCCCTGTTCCAGCGGGCCCGCGCCAGCGCCGGCGAGACGGTGCTAGTGCATGGCGCCAGCGGCGGGGTGGGCCTCGGCGCGGTGCAACTAGCCCGGGCCGCCGGGTTGCGGGTGATCGGTACGGCTGGTTCCGATGAGGGGCGTGCTCTGGTGCAGGCTCAGGGAGCCCATCATGTGCTCAATCACCACGAACCGGGTTATCTGGACAAGCTGAATGAGTTGACCTGCGGCCGTGGGGTGGATGTGATCCTGGAGATGCTGGCCAATGTGAATCTGGACAAGGACCTGACGTTACTGGCCGTAGGCGGCCGCGTGGCGGTGATTGGCAGCCGCGGCAGGATCGAAATCGATCCGCGGGACGCCATGGGGCGCGAGGCGTCGATCCTGGGCGTCACCATGTACAACGCCACGCCCGAGGACTTGGCCTCCATGCACGCCGCGTTCGTGGCCGGTTTGGAGAACGGCACCCTGCGACCTGTAGTGAGCAGGGTGCTGCCCTTGGCCGAGGCGGCAGCGGCCCATCATGCCGTCATGGAGGCCAGCACCCTGGGTAAGATTGTGCTGGTCCCTTGA
- the tatC gene encoding twin-arginine translocase subunit TatC yields the protein MNEEKVAPFIEHLVELRKRLVIIVVAVVIGMGVAWNFSGPVLNFVEKPLTGKTYLTEIKKQIYAQVKERAPALYTRYKLEQEVTAPEKKHVLNYSAPLEPFFIQCKISMLLGFVLVLPVVFLQLWQFIAPGLTRKERRMVVPFITAASLTFCVGAMFFLIVIWPVIINFSLSYEAEGLQSWFNISAYINFCLRLILIFGLIFELPILSLILARFGIVSYKILAPKRKYALLVSAIVASFHADLITMFVIMVPMYMMYEISIWVALIFGKKKLAPPPEPEGEAA from the coding sequence ATGAACGAAGAAAAGGTTGCCCCATTCATCGAACACCTTGTTGAGCTGCGCAAGCGGCTGGTTATCATCGTCGTCGCCGTAGTCATCGGCATGGGCGTTGCCTGGAATTTCTCCGGCCCCGTCCTCAACTTTGTGGAAAAACCCCTCACCGGCAAGACCTACCTGACCGAGATCAAGAAACAAATCTACGCCCAGGTCAAGGAGCGGGCTCCGGCGCTGTATACCCGCTACAAGCTGGAACAGGAGGTCACCGCACCGGAAAAGAAACACGTCCTCAACTACAGCGCCCCCTTGGAGCCGTTCTTCATCCAGTGCAAGATCTCCATGCTGCTCGGCTTCGTTCTGGTACTGCCCGTGGTCTTTTTGCAATTGTGGCAGTTCATAGCGCCCGGACTCACCCGTAAGGAACGGCGCATGGTGGTCCCCTTCATCACCGCCGCCTCGCTCACCTTCTGTGTCGGGGCCATGTTCTTCCTGATCGTGATCTGGCCGGTCATCATCAATTTTTCCCTTTCCTACGAGGCCGAGGGGCTCCAGAGTTGGTTCAACATTAGCGCCTACATCAACTTCTGCCTACGGCTGATCCTGATCTTCGGCCTGATCTTCGAGCTTCCCATCCTGTCGCTGATCCTGGCGCGTTTCGGCATCGTCAGTTACAAGATCCTGGCGCCCAAGCGCAAATACGCCCTCCTGGTCAGCGCCATCGTGGCATCTTTCCACGCCGACCTAATTACCATGTTCGTGATCATGGTCCCCATGTATATGATGTATGAGATCAGCATCTGGGTGGCATTGATCTTCGGCAAGAAGAAGCTAGCACCGCCGCCCGAACCGGAGGGCGAAGCAGCCTAA